In the Sarcophilus harrisii chromosome 3, mSarHar1.11, whole genome shotgun sequence genome, one interval contains:
- the MRPL44 gene encoding 39S ribosomal protein L44, mitochondrial: MASGLVRLLVRGPRGFLQASAAPEPILQSRGIKGGFRAALRFQKERERRQLLRCPPPPVRRSEKPNWDYHAEIQAFCHRLHEDFSLDLLKTAFVNRCYIESEEARRQKLGVGKEAVALNLRDNQELSEQGRAFSQTCLTQLLGDAYPNLPSEGTQAIVNFLTSEDIVCHVARNLAVEQLTLSAEFPVPETVLQQTFFAVIGVLLQSSGPLKASLFVRDFLITQMTGKELFEMWNVVNPMGLLVDELTKRNISAPESRITRQSGSSTVLPLYFVGLYCEKKLIAEGPGETVLVAEEEAARVALRKLYGLAENRRPWDYSKPSEKLMEKVTALS, from the exons ATGGCGTCTGGACTGGTACGGCTACTTGTCCGGGGGCCCCGCGGCTTCCTGCAAGCTTCAGCCGCTCCGGAGCCCATTCTGCAGAGCCGGGGCATCAAGGGCGGCTTCCGCGCTGCTCTCCGCttccagaaagagagagagcgacGGCAGCTGCTCCGCTGCCCCCCGCCTCCCGTGCGCCG TTCAGAGAAGCCCAACTGGGACTATCATGCAGAAATCCAGGCATTCTGTCATCGACTACATGAAGACTTTTCTTTAGACCTTCTCAAAACTGCTTTTGTTAACAGATGTTACATTGAAAGTGAGGAAGCCAGGCGACAGAAACTGGGAGTAGGCAAAGAAGCTGTGGCTCTCAACCTTAGAGATAATCAAGAACTCTCAGAACAAGGGAGAGCCTTTTCACAGACATGTCTCACACAGCTCCTTGGAGATGCATACCCAAACCTGCCCTCAGAAGGCACACAAGCAATTGTGAATTTTCTTACCAGTGAGGACATTGTGTGTCACGTAGCCAGAAACTTGGCAGTGGAGCAATTAACTCTAAGTGCAGAATTTCCAGTCCCCGAGACAGTACTCCAACAGACTTTCTTTGCCGTAATAGGAGTGTTGTTGCAAAGCAGTGGGCCTTTGAAAGCATCGCTTTTTGTCAGG GACTTCTTAATTACACAGATGACTGGAAAAGAACTTTTTGAGATGTGGAACGTTGTAAATCCCATGGGACTACTAGTTGATGAGCTGACGAAAAGGAATATTTCTGCTCCTGAATCTAGAATTACCAGGCAGTCTGGAAGCAGCACAGTGTTACCACTGTATTTTGTTGGTTTATACTG TGAAAAGAAACTGATTGCAGAAGGACCTGGTGAAACAGTGCTGGTTGCAGAAGAAGAAGCTGCTCGGGTGGCCCTGAGGAAACTTTATGGATTGGCTGAGAATAGACGACCTTGGGACTATTCCAAACCCAGtgaaaaattaatggaaaaagttACTGCTTTGAGTTAA